The Mauremys reevesii isolate NIE-2019 linkage group 13, ASM1616193v1, whole genome shotgun sequence genome contains a region encoding:
- the LOC120380098 gene encoding olfactory receptor 1009-like, whose product MGKGEGRNQTLIMEFILLGFGNVPELQPLLFLVFLVIYVVTVAGNILIVALIVTDQHLHTPMYFFLGNLSFLEICYSSTFLPRLLASLLTGDRTISIKGCILQTYFFGILTATESLLLAAMSYDRYLAICNPLRYAALMNGRNCCQLVAGSWISSFLGCTTINIFLLKSKFCDSKEIDHFFCDFSPVIKLSCDDTQTVQLLTFIVSALGTLVPCLLVLTSYIRIITTILRIPSTTGRQKAFSTCSSHLIVVIVYYGTLITVYVVPTANNHKVLHKLFSVFYTVLTPMINPVIYSLRNKEVNEALRKTVLKLVAFRNRHGSLKDKF is encoded by the coding sequence ATGggaaaaggagaaggaagaaaccAAACACTCATCATGGAATTCATCCTCTTAGGGTTTGGGAATGTCCCTGAACTGCAGCCCCTTCTCTTTCTCGTGTTTCTAGTGATCTATGTTGtgactgtggcagggaacatcctCATTGTTGCACTAATTGTgactgatcagcaccttcacacccccatgtacttcttcctggggaacttgtccttCCTGGAGATCTGCTACAGCTCCACCTTCCTACCCAGGctgctggccagtctcctgactggggatAGAACCATTTCTATTAAGGGCTGCATTCTGCAAACATATTTCTTTGGTATCCTGACAGCTACAGAATCTCTGCTGCTCGCGGCAATGTCTTATGATCGATATTTAGCGATATGCAATCCACTCCGCTATGCTGCTCTGATGAATGGCAGAAATTGTTGCCAGCTAGTGGCAGGGTCCTGGATAAGTAGCTTTCTAGGCTGCACCACAATAAATATTTTCTTGCTCAAATCAAAGTTTTGTGATTCCAAAGAAATTGACcattttttttgtgatttttcaccGGTGATAAAGCTGTCCTGTGATGACACCCAGACTGTGCAACTGCTGACATTTATTGTCTCTGCTCTAGGGACACTTGTGCCCTGTCTACTGGTCCTGACATCTTACATTCGTATCATCaccaccatcctgagaatcccgTCCACCACAgggaggcaaaaggccttttccacctgctcctctcacctcattgtggttATAGTTTACTATGGGACGCTGATTACTGTCTATGTGGTTCCAACAGCCAACAATCACAAGGTCCTACACAAACTATTCTCTGTCTTCTacacagtcctgactcccatGATCAACCCTGtaatctacagcctgagaaacaaggagGTCAATGAGGCCCTGAGAAAAACTGTTCTTAAACTAGTTGCATTCAGAAACAGGCATGGAAGCTTAAAGGACAAATTTtag